In the Heteronotia binoei isolate CCM8104 ecotype False Entrance Well chromosome 13, APGP_CSIRO_Hbin_v1, whole genome shotgun sequence genome, one interval contains:
- the LOC132581879 gene encoding olfactory receptor 13H1-like: MGDSNTSEVNEFILLGISDNPRAQMVMFVVFLIFYLLTLFGNSLLIALIILSPLLHTPMYFFLCNLSFLDMFYTTCSIPQMLINCFIRRPTISYTRCIIVMYAGLLLGIAECFLLAVMAYDRFNAICNPLHYTVIMSWKVCIQLAALSWGSAIVIALMPRLFQPTQFCGHNIINHFTCELQSFFKLACSDIHVAEIVITTNGFIVLVVPFSFILVTYGRIAQAVMRMHSAKGRGKAFSTCGSHLVVVSIFYGSAFSMYLRPQGKTISDLDKIASLFYGVVAPMLNPLIYSLRNKDVKGAFWRVLGKKMPE; encoded by the coding sequence ATGGGGGATAGCAACACGTCCGAGGTGAACGAGTTCATCTTGCTTGGGATTTCCGATAACCCCAGGGCTCAGATGGTGATGTTTGTGGTTTTTCTCATCTTCTACCTCCTCACACTATTCGGTAACAGCCTTCTCATTGCCCTAATCATTCTGAGTCCCCTTCTTCACACACCGATGTATTTCTTTCTTTGCAACCTCTCCTTCTTGGACATGTTCTACACCACCTGCAGCATTCCTCAGATGCTGATTAACTGTTTCATCCGCCGACCCACCATATCCTATACCCGATGCATAATTGTGATGTATGCCGGTCTCCTTCTCGGCATAGCAGAATGTTTCTTGCTGGCTGTCATGGCGTATGACCGCTTTAACGCCATATGCAACCCTTTGCATTACACCGTCATAATGAGTTGGAAGGTGTGTATCCAGTTGGCCGCCTTATCTTGGGGCAGTGCCATTGTGATCGCTCTGATGCCTCGGCTgtttcaacccactcagtttTGTGGCCACAACATCATCAACCACTTCACTTGTGAGCTTCAGTCGTTCTTCAAGCTGGCTTGCTCAGATATACATGTGGCTGAGATTGTCATCACGACCAATGGCTTTATTGTCCTTGTTGTGCCCTTCAGTTTCATCTTGGTGACCTATGGGCGCATTGCCCAGGCTGTGATGCGCATGCACTCAGCCAAGGGACGAGGCAAGGCTTTTTCAACCTGTGGGTCCCATCTGGTGGTGGTCAGCATCTTCTATGGATCAGCCTTCTCCATGTACTTGCGGCCTCAAGGCAAAACCATCTCTGACCTTGACAAAATTGCCTCCCTGTTTTATGGAGTGGTGGCCCCAATGCTCAACCCTTTGATTTACAGCCTTAGAAATAAAGATGTGAAAGGAGCCTTTTGGAGAGTGCTTGGGAAGAAAATGCCTGAATGA